In Eubalaena glacialis isolate mEubGla1 chromosome 2, mEubGla1.1.hap2.+ XY, whole genome shotgun sequence, a single genomic region encodes these proteins:
- the TJP1 gene encoding tight junction protein ZO-1 isoform X3 — protein MSARAAAAKNTAMEETAIWEQHTVTLHRAPGFGFGIAISGGRDNPHFQSGETSIVISDVLKGGPAEGQLQENDRVAMVNGVSMDNVEHAFAVQQLRKSGKNAKITIRRKKKVQIPVSRPDPEPVSENEEDSYDEEVHDRRSGRGGLVNRRSEKSWARDRSASRERSLSPRSDRRSVASSQPARPTKVTLVKSRKNEEYGLRLASHIFVKEISQDSLAARDGNIQEGDVVLKINGTVTENMSLTDAKTLIERSKGKLKMVVQRDERATLLNVPDLSDSIHSANASERDDISEIQSLASDHSGRSHDRPPRHSRSRSPDQRSEPSDHSRQSPQQPSNGSLRSREEERISKPGAVSTPVKHADDHTPKTVEEVIVERNEKQTPNLPEPKPVYAQVGQPDVDLPVSPSDGILPNATHEDGILRPSMKLVKFRKGDSVGLRLAGGNDVGIFVAGVLEDSPAAKEGLEEGDQILRVNNVDFTNIIREEAVLFLLDLPKGEEVTILAQKKKDVYRRIVESDVGDSFYIRTHFEYEKESPYGLSFNKGEVFRVVDTLYNGKLGSWLAIRIGKNHKEVERGIIPNKNRAEQLASVQYTLPKTAGGDRADFWRFRGLRSSKRNLRKSREDLSAQPVQTKFPAYERVVLREAGFLRPVTIFGPIADVAREKLAREEPDIYQIAKSEPRDAGTDQRSSGIIRLHTIKQIIDQDKHALLDVTPNAVDRLNYAQWYPIVVFLNPDSKQGVKTMRMRLCPESRKSARKLYERSHKLRKNNHHLFTTTINLNSMNDGWYGALKEAIQQQQNQLVWVSEGKADGATSDDLDLHDDRLSYLSAPGSEYSMYSTDSRHTSDYEDTDTEGGAYTDQELDETLNDEVGTPPESAITRSSEPVREDSSGMHHDHQTYSPYSPQAQPQPVHRIDSPGLKTASQQKAEASSPGPYLSPETNPASSTSAVNPNVNLTNVRLEEPTPAPSTSDSPQADSLRAPRTEAAHIMLRGQEPSLSSHVDPAKVYRKDPYPEEVMRQNHVLKQPAVAHPGQRLDKEPSLSYEPQPPYAERQASRDLEQPAYRYDSSNYADQFPRNYDHRLRYDDRIPAYEEQWSYYDDKQPYQPRPSFDNQHPRDLDSRQHPEESSERGYFPRFEEPTPLSYESRPRYDPPLRTSTLRHEEQPPPGFDMHGRYRPDAQPYSSTGPKASEPKQYFDQYPRSYEQVPPQGFTSKAGPGHYEPLHSAALVPPQHKPEVPPASTKPLPPPPALAEEEEDPAMKPQSVLTRVKMFENKRSASVENKKDENHNSGFKPPEVTSKPAGAPVLGPKAPAQNQLIEHDRTLHRIPEPQKPQMKPPEDIVRSNHYDPEEDEEYYRKQLSYFDRRSFESKPSAHVPASHLSEPAKPVHSQSQPQFSSYSSKGKSAEAEAVDRPFGEKRYDPLQATPPPPPLPAQYSQAAQPGPSTALSLHSHTKGTLGEGNSMSLDFQSSLVSKPDPPPSQNKPAAYRPANREDAAQSAFYPQKSFPDKAPANGAEQTQKTITPAYNRFTPKPYTSSARPFERKFESPKFSHNLLMSETAHKPDLSSKAPTSPKTLVKAHGSTQPPEFDSGVETFSVHTDNKPKYQVNSISTGPKAVPVSPSAVEEDEDEDGHTVVATARGVFNNNGGVLSSIETGVSIIIPQGAIPEGVEQEIYFKVCRDNSILPPLDKEKGETLLSPLVMCGPHGLKFLKPVELRLPHCDPKTWQNKCLPGDPNYLVGANCVSVLIDHF, from the exons agaaagttcaGATACCAGTAAGTCGTCCTGATCCTGAACCAGTATCTGAGAATGAAGAAGATAGTTATGATGAGGAAGTACACGACCGGAGAAGTGGCCGTGGGGGCCTGGTTAACAGGAGGAGTGAGAAGAGCTGGGCCAGGGATAGAAGTGCAAGTCGAGAGAGGAGTCTGTCTCCGCGATCTGATAGGCGATCTGTGGCCTCCAGTCAACCTGCCAGACCCACCAAAGTCACACTGGTGAAATCCCGGAAAAACGAAG aaTATGGTCTTCGATTGGCCAGCCACATATTTGTAAAGGAAATTTCACAAGATAGTTTGGCAGCAAGAGATGGCAATATTCAAGAAGGCGATGTTGTATTGAAG ATAAATGGTACCGTGACGGAAAATATGTCATTGACAGATGCAAAGACATTGATAGAGAGGTCTAAAGGCAAGTTAAAGATGGTAGTTCAGAGAGATGAACGGGCTACCCTGCTGAATGTCCCTGATCTTTCTGACAGTATCCACTCGGCTAATGCCTCCGAGAGAGATG ACATTTCAGAAATTCAGTCACTGGCATCAGATCATTCCGGTCGATCACACGACCGGCCTCCCCGTCACAGCCGATCACGATCTCCTGACCAGCGGTCAGAGCCTTCTGACCATTCTAGACAGTCTCCACAGCAGCCCAGCAATGGCAG TCTCCggagcagagaggaagagagaatttcTAAACCCGGGGCTGTCTCAACTCCTGTAAAGCATGCAGATGATCACACACCTAAAACAGTGGAAGAAGTTATAGTTGAAAGAAACGAGAAACAAACACCCAATCTTCCAG aacCAAAGCCTGTGTATGCTCAGGTTGGACAGCCAGACGTGGATTTACCTGTCAGTCCGTCTGATGGGATCCTGCCTAATGCAACTCATGAAGATGGGATTCTTCG GCCCAGCATGAAATTAGTAAAATTCAGGAAAGGAGATAGTGTGGGTTTGCGGCTGGCTGGTGGAAATGATGTTGGAATATTTGTAGCTGGCGTTCTTGAAGATAGCCCTGCTGCCAAAGAAGGCTTGGAAGAGGGTGATCAGATTCTCAGG gTAAACAATGTAGACTTCACAAATATCATAAGAGAAGAAGCTGTCCTTTTTCTACTTGacctcccaaaaggagaagaagtGACCATATTGGCTCAGAAGAAGAAGGATG ttTATCGTCGCATCGTAGAATCAGATGTAGGAGATTCTTTCTATATTAGAACCCATtttgaatatgaaaaggaatctCCCTATGGACTTAGTTTTAACAAAGGAGAGGTGTTCCGTGTTGTGGATACTTTGTACAATGGAAAACTGGGCTCTTGGCTTGCTATTCGAATTGGCAAAAATCATAAGGAGGTAGAACGAGGCATCATCCCTAATAAGAACAG AGCTGAGCAGTTAGCCAGTGTACAGTACACACTTCCAAAGACGGCAGGAGGAGACCGTGCCGACTTCTGGAGATTCCGAGGTCTGCGTAGCTCCAAGAGAAATCTGCGCAAGAGCAGAGAAGATTTGTCAGCTCAGCCGGTTCAGACAAAGTTCCCAGCATATGAGAGAGTTGTTCTTCGAGAAG CTGGATTTCTGAGGCCTGTAACCATCTTTGGACCAATAGCTGATGTTGCCAGAGAAAAGCTGGCCAGGGAAGAACCAGATATTTATCAGATTGCAA AAAGTGAACCTCGAGATGCTGGAACTGACCAACGGAGCTCTGGCATTATTCGCCTTCatacaataaagcaaataatagATCAA GATAAACATGCTTTATTGGATGTAACACCAAATGCAGTTGATCGTCTGAATTACGCCCAGTGGTATCCAATTGTAGTATTCCTTAACCCTGATTCTAAGCAAGGTGTGAAAACAATGAGGATGAGGTTATGTCCAGAATCTCGGAAAAGCGCCAGGAAATTATATGAGCGGTCTCATAAACTTCGTAAAAATAATCACCATCTTTTTACAA CTACAATTAATTTAAATTCAATGAATGATGGTTGGTATGGTGCATTGAAAGAAGCAATTCAGCAACAACAGAACCAGTTGGTGTGGGTTTCTGAGGGAAAG GCGGATGGTGCTACAAGTGATGACCTTGATTTGCATGATGATCGTCTGTCCTACCTGTCAGCCCCAGGTAGTGAATACTCAATGTATAGCACGGACAGTAGACATACTTCTGACTATGAAGACACAGATACAGAAGGCGGGGCCTACACTGATCAAGAACTAGATGAGACTCTTAATGATGAGGTGGGGACTCCCCCGGAGTCTGCCATTACACGGTCCTCTGAGCCTGTCAGAGAGGACTCCTCTGGAATGCATCATGACCACCAGACATATTCTCCTTACTCACCACAAGCGCAGCCACAGCCAGTTCATAGAATAGACTCCCCTGGACTTAAAACAGCCTCTCAACAG AAAGCAGAAGCCTCATCTCCAGGCCCTTACCTTTCGCCTGAAACAAACCCAGCATCATCAACCTCTGCTGTTAATCCTAATGTAAACTTAACTAATGTCAGACTGGAGGAGCCCACCCCAGCTCCTTCCACCTCTGACTCACCACAAGCTGATTCTTTAAGAGCACCACGCACTGAGGCAGCTCACATAATGCTAAGAGGTCAAGAGCCATCATTGTCGTCGCATGTAGATCCAGCAAAG GTATATAGGAAGGATCCCTATCCTGAGGAAGTGATGAGACAGAACCATGTTTTGAAGCAGCCAGCTGTTGCTCACCCAGGGCAGAGGCTAGACAAGGAGCCCAGTCTGAGCTATGAGCCGCAGCCCCCATACGCAGAGAGACAAGCCAGCAGGGACCTGGAGCAGCCTGCCTACAGATACGACTCCTCAAACTACGCGGACCAGTTTCCTCGAAACTATGACCATCGTCTGCGCTATGACGACCGCATCCCTGCGTATGAGGAGCAGTGGTCCTATTATGATGACAAACAGCCGTACCAGCCCCGGCCTTCTTTTGATAATCAGCACCCGCGAGACCTGGACTCCAGACAGCATCCTGAGGAGTCCTCAGAACGAGGGTATTTCCCACGTTTTGAGGAGCCAACCCCTCTGTCCTATGAAAGCCGACCGCGCTACGACCCGCCACTCAGGACCTCCACCCTGCGGCACGAAGAGCAGCCTCCTCCTGGGTTTGACATGCACGGGAGGTACAGGCCAGATGCGCAGCCCTACTCCTCCACAGGCCCCAAGGCGTCCGAGCCTAAGCAGTATTTTGACCAGTACCCACGGAGTTACGAGCAGGTCCCGCCCCAAGGCTTCACCTCCAAAGCAGGCCCGGGCCACTACGAGCCTCTCCACAGTGCTGCCCTTGTCCCGCCTCAGCACAAGCCGGAAGTGCCGCCAGCAAGTACCAAACCActgcctccacccccagctctggCCGAGGAAGAGGAAGACCCAGCGATGAAGCCGCAGTCAGTGCTCACCAGagtgaaaatgtttgaaaacaaaaGGTCTGCATCAGTGGAGAACAAGAAGGACGAAAACCATAACTCTGGTTTCAAG CCTCCAGAGGTCACGTCTAAACCTGCAGGTGCTCCCGTCCTGGGTCCTAAAGCCCCTGCTCAGAATCAGCTCATTGAACACGACAGAACACTGCACAG GATCCCCGAACCGCAAAAACCTCAAATGAAGCCGCCTGAAGACATTGTTAGGTCAAATCATTATGATCCTGAGGAAGATGAAGAATACTATCGAAAACAGCTCTCCTACTTTGATCGAAGAAGTTTTGAGAGCAAGCCTTCTGCACATGTCCCTGCCAGCCACCTCTCAGAGCCTGCCAAGCCGGTTCATTCTCAGAGTCAGCCACAGTTTTCTAGTTACTCTTCCAA GGGGAAGTCTGCTGAGGCTGAAGCTGTGGACAGGCCGTTTGGGGAGAAGCGCTATGACCCACTGCAGGCCACACCGCCCCCTCCGCCGCTGCCTGCCCAGTACAGCCAGGCCGCCCAGCCTGGCCCCAGCACCGCCCTCAGCCTCCACTCACACACCAAGGGGACACTCGGCGAAG GTAATTCCATGTCATTGGATTTTCAGAGCTCTTTAGTGTCCAAACCAGACCCACCCCCATCTCAGAATAAGCCAGCAGCTTACAGACCAGCCAACCGAGAAGACGCTGCCCAGTCTGCTTTCTATCCCCAGAAGAGTTTCCCAGATAAAGCCCCAGCTAACGGGGCCGAACAGACTCAGAAAACGATCACTCCAGCATACAATCGATTCACACCAAAACCATATACAAGTTCTGCGCGGCCATTTGAACGCAAGTTTGAAAGTCCTAAATTCAGTCACAATCTCCTGATGAGTGAAACTGCACATAAACCTGACTTGTCTTCCAAAGCCCCCACTTCTCCGAAAACTCTGGTGAAAGCACACGGTTCCACGCAGCCTCCAGAGTTTGACAGTGGAGTTGAGACGTTCTCTGTCCACACAGATAATAAGCCTAAATATCAAGTAAACAGTATCAGCACAGGGCCTAAAGCTGTGCCCGTGAG TCCCTCAGCTGTAGAAGAGGATGAAGACGAGGACGGTCACACTGTGGTGGCCACCGCCCGCGGCGTATTTAACAACAACGGCGGGGTGCTGAGCTCCATAGAGACCGGCGTTAGTATAATTATCCCACAAGGAGCCATTCCTGAGGGAGTCGAGCAGGAAATCTATTTCAAGGTCTGCCGAGACAACAGCATCCTCCC